The following coding sequences are from one Melanotaenia boesemani isolate fMelBoe1 chromosome 19, fMelBoe1.pri, whole genome shotgun sequence window:
- the pax8 gene encoding paired box protein Pax-8 isoform X5 produces MSSNSGRGHGGLNQLGGMFVNGRPLPEVIRQRIVDMAHQGVRPCDISRQLRVSHGCVSKILGRYYETGSIKPGVIGGSKPKVATPKVVEKIAEYKRHNPTMFAWEIRDRLLAEGVCDSDTVPSVSSINRIIRTKVQQPFNLPLDGKGLSPGQTLIPSSAVTPPESPQSDSLGSTYSINGLLGIPQPNTDGKRSHDDSDQESCRHSVDSQGSGGVPRKQMRLDHFSAATQHLDCGFDRHHYPPDSFSSASSSKTEQTLYPLALINGSLEEAKTSLSTPSSVIGRNLSAHQSYTVVTEPLQTLPLCLKQEMSPEVTSTSPSPNMAASNLAFVELQALQKPVSVSSSCNSSSSNHFPNAFNSFSHHAPVYGQFSGQSIISGRDMVSSTLPGYPPHIPSPAQTGYSSSAITGMVAAGADYSGQSYSHSPYTSYSEAWRFTNSSILGSPYYYSSASRTGPPSAAAYDHL; encoded by the exons GTCATGGGGGTCTTAACCAACTAGGTGGAATGTTTGTTAATGGCCGCCCGCTTCCGGAGGTGATCCGGCAACGCATCGTGGACATGGCCCACCAGGGCGTCCGGCCCTGTGACATCTCCCGGCAGCTTCGGGTCAGTCACGGCTGCGTCAGCAAGATCCTGGGACG CTACTATGAAACAGGCAGCATCAAGCCTGGTGTGATTGGTGGCTCCAAACCAAAAGTGGCCACCCCAAAGGTTGTAGAGAAGATCGCAGAGTACAAGAGGCACAATCCCACCATGTTTGCCTGGGAAATCAGAGACAGACTGCTGGCAGAGGGTGTGTGCGACAGCGACACAGTGCCCAGCGTGAGCTCCATTAACAG AATAATTCGAACAAAAGTGCAGCAGCCATTTAATCTCCCTCTGGATGGAAAAGGTCTGAGTCCTGGACAAACATTAA TCCCCAGCTCAGCCGTCACCCCTCCAGAATCTCCACAGTCAGACTCTTTGGGCTCCACCTACTCAATCAATGGCTTGTTAGGTATCCCCCAACCCAACACTGACGGCAAGAGGAGCCACGATGACA GTGATCAGGAGAGCTGTCGACACAGTGTGGACTCTCAGGGCAGTGGAGGCGTCCCAAGGAAACAGATGAGATTAGACCACTTCTCTGCAGCTACGCAACATCTGGATTGTGGGTTTGATCGTCATCACTATCCACCAGACTCATTTAGCTCTGCCTCCAGCAGCAAGACAGAACAG ACTTTGTACCCATTGGCTCTCATCAATGGTAGCCTAGAAGAGGCCAAGACCAGCCTCTCAACACCCAGCTCTGTCATTGGACGGAATCTGTCAGCGCACCAGAGCTACACTGTTGTGACGG AGCCCCTACAGACCCTGCCGCTCTGTCTAAAACAGGAAATGTCCCCAGAAGTGACCAGTACAAGCCCCTCCCCTAACATGGCGGCATCCAACCTGGCATTTGTGGAGCTGCAGGCACTGCAGAAACCCGTTTCTGTCAGTAGCAgctgcaacagcagcagctctaATCATTTCCCCAACGCCTTCAACTCATtctcccatcatgcaccagtGTATGGACAGTTCAGCGGTCAGTCTATCATCTCAG GGCGTGACATGGTGAGTTCCACCCTGCCGGGCTACCCACCCCACATCCCTTCCCCTGCCCAGACAGGATACTCCTCCTCCGCCATCACAGGAATGGTAGCAG CAGGTGCAGACTACTCGGGTCAGTCCTACAGCCATTCGCCCTACACCTCCTACAGCGAAGCCTGGAGGTTCACCAACTCAAGCATACTGG GCTCACCCTACTATTACAGCTCAGCCTCCCGTACAGGTCCCCCATCTGCAGCCGCCTATGATCACCTCTAG
- the pax8 gene encoding paired box protein Pax-8 isoform X3, with protein MFVNGRPLPEVIRQRIVDMAHQGVRPCDISRQLRVSHGCVSKILGRYYETGSIKPGVIGGSKPKVATPKVVEKIAEYKRHNPTMFAWEIRDRLLAEGVCDSDTVPSVSSINRIIRTKVQQPFNLPLDGKGLSPGQTLIPSSAVTPPESPQSDSLGSTYSINGLLGIPQPNTDGKRSHDDSDQESCRHSVDSQGSGGVPRKQMRLDHFSAATQHLDCGFDRHHYPPDSFSSASSSKTEQTLYPLALINGSLEEAKTSLSTPSSVIGRNLSAHQSYTVVTEPLQTLPLCLKQEMSPEVTSTSPSPNMAASNLAFVELQALQKPVSVSSSCNSSSSNHFPNAFNSFSHHAPVYGQFSGQSIISGRDMVSSTLPGYPPHIPSPAQTGYSSSAITGMVAAGADYSGQSYSHSPYTSYSEAWRFTNSSILGSPYYYSSASRTGPPSAAAYDHL; from the exons ATGTTTGTTAATGGCCGCCCGCTTCCGGAGGTGATCCGGCAACGCATCGTGGACATGGCCCACCAGGGCGTCCGGCCCTGTGACATCTCCCGGCAGCTTCGGGTCAGTCACGGCTGCGTCAGCAAGATCCTGGGACG CTACTATGAAACAGGCAGCATCAAGCCTGGTGTGATTGGTGGCTCCAAACCAAAAGTGGCCACCCCAAAGGTTGTAGAGAAGATCGCAGAGTACAAGAGGCACAATCCCACCATGTTTGCCTGGGAAATCAGAGACAGACTGCTGGCAGAGGGTGTGTGCGACAGCGACACAGTGCCCAGCGTGAGCTCCATTAACAG AATAATTCGAACAAAAGTGCAGCAGCCATTTAATCTCCCTCTGGATGGAAAAGGTCTGAGTCCTGGACAAACATTAA TCCCCAGCTCAGCCGTCACCCCTCCAGAATCTCCACAGTCAGACTCTTTGGGCTCCACCTACTCAATCAATGGCTTGTTAGGTATCCCCCAACCCAACACTGACGGCAAGAGGAGCCACGATGACA GTGATCAGGAGAGCTGTCGACACAGTGTGGACTCTCAGGGCAGTGGAGGCGTCCCAAGGAAACAGATGAGATTAGACCACTTCTCTGCAGCTACGCAACATCTGGATTGTGGGTTTGATCGTCATCACTATCCACCAGACTCATTTAGCTCTGCCTCCAGCAGCAAGACAGAACAG ACTTTGTACCCATTGGCTCTCATCAATGGTAGCCTAGAAGAGGCCAAGACCAGCCTCTCAACACCCAGCTCTGTCATTGGACGGAATCTGTCAGCGCACCAGAGCTACACTGTTGTGACGG AGCCCCTACAGACCCTGCCGCTCTGTCTAAAACAGGAAATGTCCCCAGAAGTGACCAGTACAAGCCCCTCCCCTAACATGGCGGCATCCAACCTGGCATTTGTGGAGCTGCAGGCACTGCAGAAACCCGTTTCTGTCAGTAGCAgctgcaacagcagcagctctaATCATTTCCCCAACGCCTTCAACTCATtctcccatcatgcaccagtGTATGGACAGTTCAGCGGTCAGTCTATCATCTCAG GGCGTGACATGGTGAGTTCCACCCTGCCGGGCTACCCACCCCACATCCCTTCCCCTGCCCAGACAGGATACTCCTCCTCCGCCATCACAGGAATGGTAGCAG CAGGTGCAGACTACTCGGGTCAGTCCTACAGCCATTCGCCCTACACCTCCTACAGCGAAGCCTGGAGGTTCACCAACTCAAGCATACTGG GCTCACCCTACTATTACAGCTCAGCCTCCCGTACAGGTCCCCCATCTGCAGCCGCCTATGATCACCTCTAG